A window of Brachybacterium fresconis contains these coding sequences:
- a CDS encoding PH domain-containing protein — MSSPAAPDPGPALGADESPSAGFALRPPRHRIDPRCRPWWTVQTALWCALPVVVLAVLGFLIDSARWWLLIPALVLLLLGIAASLVVPRVRWRIHRWEATDDALYSRTGLLWEEWRAAPLSRIQTVDLDRGPLQRSFGLATISVSTASARGAVRISALDAELATDLVERFTVLTEADDEDAT, encoded by the coding sequence ATGTCTTCTCCCGCCGCCCCCGACCCAGGCCCTGCGCTCGGCGCCGACGAGTCCCCGTCCGCCGGCTTCGCCCTGCGCCCACCGCGGCACCGGATCGATCCGCGGTGCCGTCCCTGGTGGACCGTGCAGACCGCTCTGTGGTGTGCCCTGCCGGTGGTGGTGCTCGCCGTGCTCGGGTTCCTCATCGACTCGGCCCGCTGGTGGCTGCTGATCCCCGCGCTCGTCCTGTTGCTGCTCGGCATCGCGGCCAGCCTCGTCGTGCCCCGGGTGCGGTGGCGGATCCACCGCTGGGAGGCGACCGACGACGCGCTCTACAGCCGTACCGGGCTGCTGTGGGAGGAGTGGCGGGCGGCGCCGCTGTCGCGCATCCAGACCGTCGACCTGGATCGTGGGCCGCTCCAGCGCTCCTTCGGGCTGGCCACGATCTCGGTGTCCACCGCCTCCGCACGCGGAGCGGTCCGGATCAGCGCCCTGGACGCGGAGCTCGCGACGGACCTCGTCGAACGCTTCACGGTGCTGACGGAGGCCGACGACGAGGATGCGACGTGA
- a CDS encoding glycine cleavage T C-terminal barrel domain-containing protein has translation MAVNQNPHVLLYPRIRKSPFFYASRRHGVQMYSVYNHTYHPRHYGDPVAEYWALLEGVTLWDVGVERQIQISGPDAFDFTNLLVTRDLSRCKVGQCKYVFLTDQHGGILNDPVLLRLEENRFWLSLADSDILLWARGVATYAGMDVDIREIDVGPVQVQGPKSYAVMRDLLGDSVADIRYYYLHDFTIDGIDVTVSRTGYTGEIGYEIYVHNASRDAARLWELVWEAGQPHGLKVIGPCHIRRIEGGMLAHGADITVDTNPFEVGMGYDWMVDLRQEADFIGKEALRRIKAEGPRRKLVGLEIGGARLGSYNDGSMIDAFPVHHDGSVIGQVTSACWSPRLEKNIGLALVPTEFSAVGTAVTVDTGERPGTLLPSGEELVDAVVVPKPFIDPTKEQPKGDVTALAAAGSAGIAGA, from the coding sequence ATGGCTGTGAACCAGAATCCCCACGTACTTCTCTACCCGCGCATCCGCAAGTCGCCGTTCTTCTACGCCTCCCGGCGTCACGGCGTGCAGATGTACAGCGTGTACAACCACACGTACCACCCCCGGCACTACGGCGACCCGGTCGCCGAGTACTGGGCGCTGCTGGAGGGCGTCACCCTCTGGGACGTCGGCGTCGAACGGCAGATCCAGATCTCCGGACCGGACGCCTTCGACTTCACCAACCTGCTGGTCACCCGCGATCTGAGCAGGTGCAAGGTCGGTCAGTGCAAGTACGTCTTCCTCACCGACCAGCATGGTGGGATCCTCAACGACCCGGTCCTGCTGCGCCTGGAGGAGAACCGCTTCTGGCTCTCCCTGGCCGACAGCGACATCCTGCTGTGGGCCCGCGGCGTCGCCACCTACGCCGGGATGGACGTCGACATCCGGGAGATCGACGTCGGCCCGGTGCAGGTCCAGGGCCCCAAGTCCTACGCCGTCATGCGGGACCTGCTCGGCGATTCGGTGGCGGACATCCGCTACTACTACCTGCACGACTTCACGATCGACGGGATCGACGTGACCGTCTCGCGCACCGGCTACACCGGGGAGATCGGCTACGAGATCTACGTCCACAACGCCTCCCGCGACGCCGCACGGCTGTGGGAGCTGGTGTGGGAGGCCGGGCAGCCGCACGGGCTGAAGGTCATCGGGCCGTGCCACATCCGCCGGATCGAAGGCGGCATGCTCGCCCACGGGGCGGACATCACGGTCGACACCAACCCCTTCGAAGTCGGGATGGGCTACGACTGGATGGTGGATCTGCGTCAGGAGGCCGACTTCATCGGCAAGGAAGCGCTGCGCCGGATCAAGGCGGAGGGCCCGCGCCGCAAGCTGGTCGGTCTCGAGATCGGCGGGGCGCGGCTGGGCAGCTACAACGACGGCTCCATGATCGACGCCTTCCCCGTCCACCACGACGGGTCGGTGATCGGTCAGGTCACCTCGGCGTGCTGGTCCCCCCGCCTGGAGAAGAACATCGGCCTGGCCCTCGTGCCGACCGAGTTCTCCGCCGTGGGCACGGCCGTCACGGTCGACACGGGCGAACGGCCGGGGACCCTGCTGCCCTCCGGCGAGGAGCTCGTCGACGCCGTGGTGGTCCCCAAGCCCTTCATCGATCCCACGAAGGAGCAGCCCAAGGGAGATGTGACGGCCCTGGCCGCAGCCGGTTCCGCGGGCATCGCCGGGGCGTGA
- the orn gene encoding oligoribonuclease — MTSSSSRAPNDRIIWVDCEMTGLDKQRDALVEIAVLVTDADLNVLGDGVDVVIKPPAQSLEGMDPFVVNMHTVSGLLEELDDGMTLEQAQELCLQYVREFCPEPGKAPLAGNSVGTDRVFLDRDVPEFASWLSYRTIDVSSLKELAKRWFPRVYYNIPAKHGGHRALADIRESIQELKYYREVLLIDEPGPTTAQAQTASRTFELSAEPTPGADVPAPGPHVPWLDRASHRSWLEGEGDELLVFGSESVREDGGFAWLDENGAPDLSRPSELWITCRMTHSFALGHLLGRPDFGRFADHGIASLRGVFHDDENGGWFASVAAGKPVDDSKQAYAHAFVVLAASSAVAAGRPGAAELLDEALTVLDEKFFDEDAAMSVDTFDRAFGVCEEYRGINANMHTVEALLAAADVTGQRRWLDRAVGIMTRAIDEFARGNDWALPEHYDTSWTPLLDYNRDEPNHPFRPYGATIGHWIEWARLVLHGRAALITAEGEAPEWMLEAATALMEKAAASFGADGEPGFVYTVDWDGTPVARERMHWVAAEAVGAAAVMHQVTGDRVWAERYEQWWEYISTYLLDPETGSWFHELDADNEPQGVTWPGKPDIYHAFQATLIPRLPVAPTLAAALRDGLLDRDL; from the coding sequence GTGACTTCCAGCTCTTCCCGCGCCCCCAACGACCGCATCATCTGGGTCGACTGCGAGATGACCGGCCTCGACAAGCAGCGCGATGCGCTCGTCGAGATCGCGGTGCTCGTGACCGACGCCGATCTGAACGTCCTCGGAGACGGCGTCGATGTCGTCATCAAACCACCGGCCCAGTCGCTGGAGGGCATGGATCCTTTCGTGGTGAACATGCACACCGTCTCCGGCCTCCTCGAGGAGCTCGACGACGGCATGACCCTCGAGCAGGCGCAGGAGCTGTGCCTGCAGTACGTGCGCGAGTTCTGCCCCGAGCCGGGCAAGGCTCCGCTGGCGGGCAACAGCGTCGGCACCGACCGGGTGTTCCTGGACCGGGACGTCCCCGAGTTCGCGTCCTGGCTGTCCTACCGCACCATCGACGTCTCCAGCCTCAAGGAGCTCGCCAAGCGCTGGTTCCCCCGGGTGTACTACAACATCCCCGCCAAGCACGGCGGCCACCGGGCCCTCGCCGACATCCGCGAGTCCATCCAGGAGCTGAAGTACTACCGAGAGGTGCTGCTGATCGACGAGCCCGGCCCCACCACCGCCCAGGCGCAGACCGCTTCGCGCACCTTCGAGCTCTCCGCCGAGCCGACTCCCGGGGCCGACGTCCCCGCCCCGGGTCCGCACGTGCCCTGGCTGGACCGCGCCTCGCACCGCAGCTGGCTCGAGGGGGAGGGCGATGAGCTGCTGGTGTTCGGCTCCGAGTCCGTCCGCGAGGACGGCGGGTTCGCCTGGCTCGACGAGAACGGCGCCCCGGATCTCTCGCGCCCCTCCGAGCTGTGGATCACCTGCCGGATGACGCACAGCTTCGCCCTCGGTCATCTGCTCGGCCGCCCCGACTTCGGGCGCTTCGCCGATCACGGCATCGCCTCGCTGCGGGGCGTGTTCCACGACGACGAGAACGGCGGCTGGTTCGCCTCGGTCGCGGCGGGCAAGCCGGTCGACGACTCGAAGCAGGCCTATGCGCACGCCTTCGTCGTGCTCGCAGCCTCCTCCGCCGTCGCCGCCGGGCGTCCGGGCGCCGCCGAGCTGCTCGACGAGGCGCTGACGGTGCTGGATGAGAAGTTCTTCGACGAGGACGCCGCGATGAGCGTGGACACCTTCGACCGCGCCTTCGGCGTGTGCGAAGAGTACCGCGGGATCAACGCCAACATGCACACGGTCGAGGCCCTGCTGGCCGCGGCCGACGTGACCGGGCAGCGGCGCTGGCTGGATCGCGCGGTGGGCATCATGACCCGGGCGATCGACGAGTTCGCGCGCGGCAATGACTGGGCGCTGCCGGAGCACTACGACACCTCCTGGACCCCGCTGCTGGACTACAACCGCGACGAGCCCAACCATCCCTTCCGCCCCTACGGCGCCACCATCGGGCACTGGATCGAGTGGGCCCGCCTGGTGCTGCACGGTCGGGCCGCGCTGATCACCGCCGAGGGCGAGGCCCCCGAGTGGATGCTCGAGGCGGCCACCGCCCTGATGGAGAAGGCCGCGGCGAGCTTCGGGGCCGACGGCGAGCCCGGTTTCGTCTACACCGTGGACTGGGACGGCACTCCCGTGGCGCGCGAGCGCATGCACTGGGTCGCGGCCGAGGCCGTCGGCGCGGCCGCGGTGATGCACCAGGTGACCGGCGATCGGGTCTGGGCCGAGCGCTACGAGCAGTGGTGGGAGTACATCTCCACCTACCTGCTGGATCCCGAGACGGGCTCCTGGTTCCACGAGCTCGACGCGGACAACGAGCCGCAGGGCGTGACCTGGCCGGGCAAGCCGGACATCTACCACGCCTTCCAGGCGACGCTCATCCCGCGTCTGCCCGTGGCGCCGACGCTGGCCGCGGCGCTGCGCGACGGGCTGCTCGACCGGGATCTCTGA
- a CDS encoding IclR family transcriptional regulator, translating into MVTNGSVQSVDRAARVLEILAREGAAGVGEVARELEVHGSTASRLIAALEDHDLVERDGVSGKVRLGMGVLRLAAATRSNLDLTAEAGPVCDALAEQLGETVNVAILREGAAVNVYQAQGTRTVALHNWVGNRTVLHATSSGKMLMAHLSAADRDAVLEAPRERFTAATVIDADALRRQFDEARERGWAAVVEEFEEGLNAVASPIRGPEGGVIAALSVAGPAYRLAPEDLPGVAEVLVREGETISQRLGYRADVTG; encoded by the coding sequence ATGGTCACGAATGGTTCGGTGCAGTCGGTGGACAGGGCGGCACGGGTGCTGGAGATCCTCGCCCGCGAGGGCGCGGCGGGCGTCGGCGAGGTCGCGCGGGAGCTGGAGGTCCACGGCTCGACCGCCTCCCGGCTGATCGCGGCGCTGGAGGATCATGACCTCGTCGAACGCGACGGCGTCTCCGGCAAGGTGCGGCTCGGGATGGGGGTGCTGCGTCTGGCGGCGGCCACCCGCTCGAATCTCGATCTGACCGCCGAGGCAGGACCTGTGTGCGATGCGCTGGCGGAGCAGCTCGGGGAGACCGTCAACGTCGCGATCCTGCGCGAGGGCGCCGCGGTCAACGTGTACCAGGCGCAAGGCACCCGGACCGTCGCCCTGCACAACTGGGTGGGGAACCGGACGGTCCTGCACGCCACGTCGAGCGGGAAGATGCTCATGGCACACCTGAGCGCCGCCGATCGCGATGCCGTGCTGGAAGCGCCGCGGGAACGGTTCACCGCGGCCACCGTGATAGATGCCGACGCGCTGCGCCGGCAGTTCGACGAGGCGCGCGAGCGGGGCTGGGCCGCGGTGGTCGAGGAGTTCGAGGAGGGGCTGAACGCCGTGGCCTCCCCGATCCGAGGGCCGGAGGGGGGCGTCATCGCGGCGCTGTCGGTCGCCGGTCCTGCCTACCGTCTGGCTCCCGAGGATCTGCCGGGGGTCGCGGAGGTGCTTGTCCGGGAGGGCGAGACGATCTCGCAGCGGCTCGGATATCGCGCCGACGTCACCGGTTGA
- a CDS encoding MmcQ/YjbR family DNA-binding protein — protein sequence MSDEATVRRLATALPRVTEKPSYGTPAFYAAGKIFARMHEQPGVLICWRADLTEREALLAADPQRFFTTDHYRGHASVLVRLEQIDETELAELLAEAWEARTGRRAPEPGADPGV from the coding sequence ATGAGCGACGAGGCCACCGTGCGGCGCCTGGCGACGGCTCTCCCCCGCGTCACCGAGAAGCCCTCCTACGGCACTCCCGCGTTTTACGCGGCCGGGAAGATCTTCGCCCGGATGCACGAGCAGCCCGGCGTGCTGATCTGCTGGCGGGCGGACCTCACCGAGCGCGAGGCGCTGCTGGCCGCGGATCCGCAGCGCTTCTTCACCACGGACCACTACCGTGGGCACGCCAGCGTGCTGGTGCGCCTGGAGCAGATCGACGAGACCGAGCTGGCCGAGCTGCTGGCCGAGGCCTGGGAGGCGCGCACCGGACGGCGCGCGCCGGAGCCGGGGGCCGACCCGGGCGTGTGA
- a CDS encoding GcvT family protein, translating to MAQLPDRADIVVIGAGVVGNAAVSHLADLGWRSIVQIDKGPLPDPGGSTGHASNFVFPVDHSKEITDLTVDSLRQYDELGVLSLCGGIEVARSPERMQELTRRMTSARAWGVEAHLISPAEIQQLVPYCDARLLLGGFHTPTGAIVDPIRAGELMRERAESVGALTTCAETEVLDLEVEHGRIRRVVTDAGRIEAETVIIACGVWSPRIAALAGAAIPLTPAVHQMIDVGPIPQLEQTDQWISFPLLRDMDSLMYERQRGPDLEIGSYAHRPLLHHPDEIPPVGDHPGQATPTSFPFTEDDFTLQMQQAQQMFPELLTDPEPPRTAALNGLLSLTPDGGALIGETPEVAGLWSAAAVWIKEAAGVGRMLAELITDGTSEIDPHGSDIARFAPAQRTSSHVLSRAAEGFPKIYGITHPREQWLSDRPLRTSPFHPRTEVLGARYFEAAGWERPQWYEANADLLQEYGDQVDRRTAEWDRRWWSPIIEAEHRAMRDRVAMVDLGAFAIFDIHGPGAVDYLEQLAVARIDVRVGRVVYTPLLTPAGTFRSDLTIVRRGEEDFRVITGGAEGARDLTWFRGHLPADGSVQLTDATSAVTTLGLWGPRARDLLERVTEHDLASEAFGFGTAQDVQIGSVPASLLRISYVGELGWEIHLPVEHGLRVWDLLWGSGQDLGLVAAGIGVYGTTGRLEKGYRLMGAELNAEYDPVEADLALPKVKTHDFVGKQAYLAARAADPAALLCTVALDPVADDTEPRCPTGGEPVLTPDGEPILDAKGRRSYVTSAGPAPSLGCYLLMVYLPAQHAVEGTALQVEYLGRRLPLTVLTVGRTPAFDPQDLRMKG from the coding sequence ATGGCACAGTTGCCGGATCGTGCAGACATCGTCGTCATCGGAGCCGGGGTGGTCGGCAATGCCGCCGTCAGCCACCTGGCCGATCTGGGATGGCGCAGCATCGTCCAGATCGACAAGGGACCTCTGCCGGATCCGGGCGGCTCGACGGGCCACGCCTCGAACTTCGTCTTCCCCGTCGACCACTCCAAGGAGATCACCGACCTCACGGTGGACTCCCTGCGCCAGTACGACGAGCTCGGTGTGCTCTCGCTGTGCGGCGGCATCGAGGTCGCCCGCAGCCCGGAGCGGATGCAGGAGCTGACGCGACGGATGACGTCGGCCCGGGCCTGGGGCGTCGAGGCGCACCTCATCTCCCCCGCCGAGATCCAGCAGCTCGTGCCGTACTGCGATGCGCGCCTGCTGCTCGGCGGCTTCCACACCCCGACCGGCGCGATCGTCGACCCGATCCGGGCCGGAGAGCTCATGCGCGAGCGCGCCGAGTCCGTCGGCGCGCTGACCACCTGCGCCGAGACCGAGGTGCTCGACCTGGAGGTCGAGCACGGACGCATCCGCCGCGTGGTCACCGATGCCGGTCGGATCGAGGCGGAGACCGTGATCATCGCCTGCGGCGTGTGGAGCCCGCGCATCGCCGCCCTGGCCGGGGCGGCGATCCCCCTGACCCCGGCGGTCCACCAGATGATCGACGTCGGCCCGATCCCGCAGCTGGAGCAGACCGATCAGTGGATCAGCTTCCCGCTGCTGCGCGACATGGACTCCCTGATGTACGAGCGCCAGCGCGGGCCCGACCTCGAGATCGGCTCCTATGCGCACCGGCCCCTGCTGCACCACCCCGACGAGATCCCGCCGGTGGGCGACCACCCCGGGCAGGCCACGCCGACCAGCTTCCCCTTCACCGAGGACGACTTCACGCTGCAGATGCAGCAGGCCCAGCAGATGTTCCCGGAGCTGCTCACCGATCCCGAGCCGCCCCGGACGGCGGCGCTGAACGGCCTGCTCTCGCTGACCCCCGACGGCGGGGCGCTGATCGGCGAGACGCCGGAGGTGGCCGGGCTGTGGTCGGCCGCCGCGGTCTGGATCAAGGAGGCCGCCGGCGTCGGACGGATGCTCGCCGAGCTGATCACCGACGGGACCAGCGAGATCGACCCGCACGGCTCCGACATCGCCCGCTTCGCCCCGGCCCAGCGCACCTCCTCCCATGTGCTCTCCCGCGCCGCGGAGGGCTTCCCGAAGATCTACGGGATCACCCACCCGCGCGAGCAGTGGCTCTCGGACCGCCCCCTGCGCACCAGCCCCTTCCATCCGCGCACCGAGGTGCTGGGTGCGCGGTACTTCGAGGCCGCCGGGTGGGAGCGCCCGCAGTGGTACGAAGCCAATGCCGACCTGCTCCAGGAGTACGGCGACCAGGTCGATCGGCGCACGGCCGAATGGGACCGGCGCTGGTGGTCGCCGATCATCGAGGCCGAGCACCGGGCGATGCGGGACCGGGTCGCGATGGTCGACCTCGGCGCCTTCGCGATCTTCGACATCCACGGTCCCGGAGCGGTGGATTATCTCGAGCAGCTGGCCGTGGCCCGCATCGACGTGCGCGTCGGCCGGGTGGTCTACACGCCGCTGCTGACCCCGGCGGGGACCTTCCGCTCGGACCTGACGATCGTGCGCCGCGGCGAGGAGGACTTCCGGGTCATCACCGGCGGCGCCGAGGGAGCGCGGGACCTGACCTGGTTCCGCGGCCACCTGCCCGCGGACGGCTCGGTGCAGCTGACCGACGCCACCTCGGCCGTGACCACCCTGGGGCTGTGGGGGCCGCGGGCCCGCGACCTGCTGGAGCGCGTCACCGAGCACGACCTGGCCTCCGAGGCCTTCGGCTTCGGCACCGCGCAGGACGTGCAGATCGGCTCGGTGCCCGCCTCCCTGCTGCGGATCTCCTACGTCGGCGAGCTCGGCTGGGAGATCCACCTGCCCGTCGAGCACGGCCTGCGGGTGTGGGACCTGCTCTGGGGCAGCGGCCAGGACCTGGGGCTGGTCGCCGCCGGCATCGGCGTCTACGGCACCACGGGCCGGCTCGAGAAGGGCTACCGCCTGATGGGCGCCGAGCTGAACGCCGAGTACGACCCCGTGGAGGCCGATCTCGCCCTGCCGAAGGTCAAGACGCACGACTTCGTCGGCAAGCAGGCCTACCTCGCCGCCCGGGCCGCGGACCCGGCAGCCCTCCTGTGCACGGTGGCTCTCGACCCCGTCGCCGACGACACCGAGCCCCGCTGCCCGACCGGCGGCGAACCGGTCCTGACCCCCGACGGCGAGCCGATCCTCGACGCGAAGGGTCGGCGCTCCTACGTCACCTCGGCCGGACCGGCCCCGTCGCTGGGGTGCTACCTGCTGATGGTGTACCTGCCCGCGCAGCACGCCGTCGAGGGCACGGCGCTGCAGGTCGAGTACCTCGGGCGACGTCTCCCCCTCACCGTGCTGACCGTCGGGCGCACGCCCGCCTTCGACCCGCAGGACCTGCGGATGAAGGGATGA
- a CDS encoding SGNH/GDSL hydrolase family protein → MSYDPDLPAAPAPRVPAPAATSHTGSGRDAPCWTRYIALGDSFTEGLWDPYPYPDGSSAPAGTASAATQRGWADRLADALSRRRIAAGQRALEYANLAIRGRLLGQILDQQLPLALSTAPDLVSLVGGGNDLLRPHADLEHLTERIDDAVGTLRAAGTDVLLAAGFKGSGPMSLTRGRTGAYNSSLWSIARKHGAYVLDLWGMESIASPRMWADDRLHLTPEGHRRVTDAALVALGLDPDDEEDDGSASGELTAAPARLARARADAHWARIHVLPWVRRRVRGVSSGDSLTAKWPEPIIWHEP, encoded by the coding sequence ATGTCGTACGACCCCGACCTGCCCGCTGCCCCCGCCCCGCGCGTTCCGGCTCCCGCCGCGACGTCGCACACCGGCTCCGGGAGAGATGCGCCGTGCTGGACGCGGTACATCGCTCTCGGTGATTCCTTCACCGAGGGCCTCTGGGATCCGTACCCGTATCCCGACGGCTCGTCGGCGCCGGCGGGCACCGCGTCCGCGGCCACTCAGCGCGGTTGGGCCGATCGGCTTGCGGATGCTCTCTCACGACGACGGATCGCGGCAGGGCAGAGAGCGCTGGAGTACGCGAACCTGGCGATCCGAGGCCGGCTCCTGGGCCAGATCCTCGATCAGCAGCTGCCCCTCGCGCTCTCAACCGCTCCCGACCTGGTGTCCCTCGTGGGCGGCGGCAACGATCTGCTGCGTCCCCACGCGGATCTCGAGCATCTCACCGAGAGGATCGACGACGCGGTGGGCACCCTCCGCGCCGCGGGGACTGACGTGCTTCTTGCCGCCGGCTTCAAAGGGAGCGGACCGATGTCGCTCACCCGCGGACGCACCGGCGCGTACAACTCGAGCCTCTGGTCGATCGCCCGCAAGCACGGGGCATACGTGCTGGACCTGTGGGGGATGGAGTCGATCGCCTCACCGCGGATGTGGGCCGATGACCGGCTGCACCTGACCCCGGAGGGCCACCGCCGTGTCACCGATGCCGCACTCGTGGCGCTCGGCCTGGACCCCGACGACGAGGAGGACGACGGCTCCGCGTCCGGGGAGCTCACGGCCGCACCGGCTCGCCTCGCCCGGGCCCGGGCGGACGCCCACTGGGCGCGCATCCACGTGCTGCCCTGGGTCCGCCGCCGGGTCCGCGGTGTCTCGTCGGGCGACTCGCTGACGGCGAAGTGGCCGGAGCCCATCATCTGGCATGAGCCGTGA
- a CDS encoding thiamine-binding protein yields the protein MIVAFSIQPTGRPSDPALVRTLGDGADAASVHDAVAAAVRIVRDSGLPTRTSAMFTEVEGEWDEVMDVVKRATAEAARYGSRVSLVLKADIRPGHDGEIEGKVERLETAVDRLES from the coding sequence ATGATCGTTGCATTCTCCATCCAGCCCACCGGTCGGCCCTCGGACCCCGCGCTCGTGCGCACCCTCGGTGACGGGGCCGATGCCGCGAGCGTCCACGACGCGGTCGCCGCCGCCGTGCGCATCGTGCGCGACTCCGGCCTGCCCACCCGCACCTCGGCGATGTTCACCGAGGTCGAGGGGGAGTGGGACGAGGTCATGGACGTCGTCAAGCGCGCCACCGCCGAGGCGGCGCGCTACGGCTCCCGCGTCTCCCTCGTGCTCAAGGCGGACATCCGTCCCGGGCACGACGGGGAGATCGAGGGCAAGGTCGAGCGGCTCGAGACCGCGGTCGACCGCCTCGAGAGCTGA
- a CDS encoding methylenetetrahydrofolate reductase has protein sequence MSSRGADVADPVPAGPGAAQFEVLPLRGITDRVGAHLSPGVRVTVTASPAHGLEATLAVACELAGRGFTAVPHLPARQIRDQQEVREILERLESAGIHEVFVIAGDAPRPAGDFEGSLPLVELLAAEAPDLTIGVGAHPEGHPFVDEREAMRLLRAKAEHASYLVTQMCFEAVPLLAWMRGLRASGIALPVRPGIAAPVGTARLLRIGARIGVGRSLRMLGGEGSGMRRLVGPGSWDPGALLEDLDQAREEPGLALAGPHVYTFNDLEAAARWRTGA, from the coding sequence GTGAGCTCCCGCGGAGCGGACGTCGCGGACCCCGTCCCGGCGGGCCCGGGCGCGGCGCAGTTCGAGGTGCTCCCGCTGCGGGGGATCACGGACCGTGTCGGCGCCCACCTCTCGCCGGGGGTGCGCGTGACCGTGACCGCCTCCCCGGCGCACGGCCTGGAGGCCACGCTCGCAGTGGCGTGCGAGCTGGCGGGCCGAGGCTTCACAGCGGTCCCCCACCTCCCGGCGCGCCAGATCCGGGACCAGCAGGAGGTGCGGGAGATCCTGGAGCGGCTCGAGAGCGCCGGGATCCACGAGGTGTTCGTCATCGCCGGCGACGCGCCGCGACCTGCCGGGGACTTCGAGGGCTCGCTGCCCCTGGTGGAGCTCCTCGCCGCCGAGGCCCCCGATCTCACGATCGGGGTGGGCGCGCACCCGGAGGGCCATCCGTTCGTCGACGAGCGCGAGGCGATGCGACTGCTGCGCGCGAAGGCGGAGCACGCCTCCTATCTCGTGACCCAGATGTGCTTCGAGGCGGTCCCGCTGCTGGCCTGGATGCGCGGGCTCCGAGCTTCCGGTATCGCTCTGCCGGTGCGCCCGGGCATCGCCGCCCCCGTGGGCACCGCGCGGCTGCTCCGGATCGGGGCGCGCATCGGGGTGGGCCGCTCGCTGCGGATGCTCGGCGGCGAGGGATCGGGGATGCGACGACTCGTCGGCCCGGGCTCCTGGGATCCCGGCGCCCTGCTGGAGGACCTCGATCAGGCCCGGGAGGAGCCGGGGCTCGCGCTGGCCGGGCCGCACGTGTACACCTTCAACGACCTGGAGGCGGCGGCACGCTGGCGAACAGGCGCGTGA
- a CDS encoding nuclear transport factor 2 family protein, with protein sequence MIIDELLALEHRGWDSLCDGTGDDVYGRLLTADGVMVLAHGMVFDRPTVIASLAEAPPWQRYEIRDARLIEIDAATAILVYTGIASRDEDEQPFRALMSSTYTRRDGQWRLALYQQTPIPADPGEGA encoded by the coding sequence ATGATCATCGATGAGCTGCTCGCCCTCGAGCACCGCGGCTGGGACTCGCTCTGCGACGGCACCGGAGACGACGTCTACGGTCGCCTCCTCACCGCCGACGGCGTCATGGTCCTCGCCCACGGGATGGTGTTCGACCGCCCGACAGTCATCGCATCCCTGGCCGAGGCCCCGCCCTGGCAGCGGTACGAGATCCGCGATGCGCGCCTGATCGAGATCGACGCGGCCACGGCGATCCTCGTCTACACCGGGATCGCCTCCCGGGACGAGGACGAGCAGCCCTTCCGGGCCCTCATGTCCAGCACGTACACGCGCCGCGACGGTCAGTGGCGGCTCGCGCTCTATCAGCAGACGCCGATCCCCGCCGACCCCGGGGAGGGGGCATGA
- a CDS encoding acyl-CoA thioesterase — protein MNLYFRLLVFMIRVRFRSRLTMWDTSHVRFRVNPLDLDVQRHMNNGRYLTLMDLGRMDLMLRSGFWKRVTEKGWFPVVAGQSITYRRSLTLGQRFDLSSRVLGHDDRWIYMEQVFRVGDTVCADAIIRARFLRRTGGSVDIDDVLELVGPVPEDVQVPDWVVAWNEASSRHGRDL, from the coding sequence GTGAACCTGTACTTCCGCCTGCTGGTCTTCATGATCCGGGTGCGCTTCCGCAGCCGGCTGACCATGTGGGACACCTCCCACGTCCGCTTCCGCGTGAACCCTCTCGATCTCGACGTGCAGCGGCACATGAACAACGGCCGCTATCTGACGCTGATGGACCTGGGGCGGATGGACCTCATGCTCCGGTCGGGCTTCTGGAAGCGGGTGACCGAGAAGGGCTGGTTCCCGGTGGTCGCCGGGCAGTCGATCACCTATCGGCGGTCGCTGACGCTGGGACAGCGCTTCGACCTCTCGTCCCGGGTGCTCGGGCACGACGACCGCTGGATCTACATGGAGCAGGTCTTCCGCGTCGGTGACACGGTCTGCGCCGACGCGATCATCCGGGCCCGCTTCCTGCGGCGCACGGGGGGTTCGGTCGACATCGACGACGTGCTGGAACTCGTCGGCCCGGTCCCGGAGGACGTGCAGGTGCCGGACTGGGTCGTCGCCTGGAACGAGGCCTCTTCGCGGCACGGCCGCGACCTCTGA